One part of the Marinobacter sp. M3C genome encodes these proteins:
- a CDS encoding aldehyde dehydrogenase family protein, with the protein MIDTIMQRLGVKTEHYQQGSMEVITPIDGSVIGKVAMEGADAIDARIARAEQAFEKWRRVPAPRRGELVRLLGEQLRRHKDDLGALVTYECGKILPEGIGEVQEMIDICDLAVGQSRQLFGLTISSERPGHHMRETWHPLGPIGLITAFNFPVAPWAWNSALALVCGNSLIWKPSEKTPLTALACQALLERAIAEFGDDAPEHLSQVIIGGRDAGERLADDPRIPLISATGSTRMGRDVGPRVAARFGRSTLELGGNNAMILAPSADLDMAVRAILFSAVGTAGQRCTSLRRLLVHESIKDEVVERLKKAYAGVSIGNPMEGNLVGPLIDGQAFDQMRNALDQARQEGAKIFGGERQQIDKAAGGYYVTPAIVEVDQQNELVKRETFAPILYVMSYGEFDEAMALHNDVPQGLSSCIFTSDVREAEMFTSDVGSDCGIANVNIGPSGAEIGGAFGGEKETGGGRESGSDVWKSYMRRQTNTINYSRELPLAQGIKFD; encoded by the coding sequence ATGATCGATACTATTATGCAACGCCTCGGCGTCAAGACTGAACACTATCAGCAGGGCAGCATGGAGGTTATTACGCCTATCGATGGCAGCGTCATCGGCAAGGTCGCCATGGAAGGTGCCGATGCGATCGATGCACGCATCGCCAGGGCCGAGCAAGCGTTCGAGAAGTGGCGTCGGGTTCCAGCGCCGCGACGCGGCGAGCTGGTGCGCTTGCTCGGCGAACAGCTTCGTCGCCATAAGGACGATCTCGGCGCCCTAGTCACCTATGAATGCGGAAAAATCCTGCCCGAGGGTATCGGTGAAGTACAGGAAATGATCGATATCTGCGATCTTGCCGTTGGTCAGTCGCGCCAGCTGTTCGGGCTGACTATCTCCTCCGAACGTCCCGGCCACCACATGCGCGAAACCTGGCATCCACTCGGCCCCATCGGATTGATTACCGCGTTTAACTTCCCAGTGGCCCCTTGGGCCTGGAACTCCGCCCTAGCGCTGGTTTGTGGTAACAGCCTGATTTGGAAGCCCTCAGAAAAAACTCCGCTCACTGCGTTGGCTTGTCAGGCCTTACTGGAGCGTGCGATTGCCGAATTCGGCGATGATGCGCCTGAGCACTTAAGCCAAGTAATCATTGGTGGTCGTGATGCCGGTGAACGCTTGGCCGATGACCCTAGAATTCCTTTGATCAGCGCTACTGGCAGCACGCGTATGGGTCGCGATGTAGGTCCACGGGTTGCGGCACGCTTCGGGCGCAGCACTCTCGAACTGGGCGGCAATAACGCCATGATCCTGGCCCCCAGCGCCGACTTGGACATGGCCGTGCGCGCCATTCTGTTCTCGGCGGTGGGCACCGCGGGACAGCGCTGCACCAGCCTACGCCGTCTACTTGTCCATGAGTCTATCAAAGACGAGGTCGTCGAACGCCTCAAAAAGGCCTACGCCGGCGTCTCCATCGGGAACCCCATGGAAGGGAACCTGGTCGGCCCACTAATCGACGGCCAAGCCTTCGATCAGATGCGTAACGCTCTCGACCAAGCACGCCAGGAAGGCGCCAAGATATTCGGCGGTGAGCGCCAGCAGATCGACAAGGCAGCGGGTGGCTACTATGTGACACCCGCCATCGTCGAGGTTGACCAGCAGAACGAACTGGTTAAGCGCGAGACCTTTGCACCGATCCTCTACGTCATGAGCTATGGGGAGTTCGATGAGGCCATGGCGTTACATAACGATGTGCCTCAGGGGCTGTCGTCGTGCATCTTCACCAGCGACGTGCGCGAAGCTGAGATGTTCACCTCCGATGTGGGAAGCGACTGTGGCATCGCCAATGTCAATATCGGCCCCAGCGGCGCGGAGATCGGTGGCGCCTTTGGTGGCGAGAAGGAGACCGGCGGTGGTCGCGAGTCTGGCTCAGATGTCTGGAAAAGCTATATGCGCCGCCAGACCAATACGATCAATTATTCTCGCGAATTGCCCTTAGCTCAAGGAATCAAGTTCGATTGA